The Stygiolobus azoricus genome window below encodes:
- the tmk gene encoding dTMP kinase codes for MLRIISFEGIDGSGKTTVANMVYQRLKNRFSGKNIVLTKEPFTNEITSLIEKSGWEDPIALTLLFAADRAYHLRELINQNPDVILMDRYIYSSIAYQSALGIEENWIETVNSKFPKPVLTILLDISPNKALQRIQKNDKFNFKEKIESLTIVREKYLELARKEKNIVIVNAEKSLNDVVEEVYSIIYSYLLTL; via the coding sequence ATGCTTAGAATAATATCGTTCGAAGGGATAGATGGCTCAGGTAAGACAACAGTAGCAAATATGGTTTATCAGAGGTTGAAAAACCGGTTTAGTGGTAAGAACATAGTTCTCACGAAGGAACCTTTTACTAATGAGATCACAAGTCTTATAGAGAAGAGTGGTTGGGAAGATCCAATCGCATTGACGTTACTGTTCGCTGCGGATAGGGCATATCATTTACGAGAGTTAATAAATCAGAATCCTGACGTTATTCTTATGGACAGATATATTTACTCCTCTATTGCATATCAGTCAGCCCTAGGTATAGAGGAGAACTGGATAGAAACTGTAAATTCAAAGTTTCCAAAACCAGTTCTCACAATCCTTTTGGACATCTCTCCTAACAAAGCGTTGCAAAGAATTCAGAAAAACGATAAATTCAATTTTAAGGAAAAAATAGAAAGTCTTACAATAGTAAGGGAGAAATATCTTGAGCTTGCTAGAAAAGAGAAAAACATAGTAATAGTTAACGCGGAGAAGTCGTTAAATGACGTAGTCGAAGAAGTATATTCAATCATTTATTCTTATTTATTAACCCTTTAA
- a CDS encoding CDP-2,3-bis-(O-geranylgeranyl)-sn-glycerol synthase, which translates to MLIAALLIGIVYYLPALAANGSAPFVKNGTPIDFRKKLNDGRRILGDGKTFEGLLLAVTFGTTVGAIISRFLGNEWIFIAFFESLAAMIGDMIGAFIKRRLGMERGQRAPLLDQLDFFVFSTLALVLMHVKIQIVQILFIGILVIFLHLFTNYVAFRLKIKSVPW; encoded by the coding sequence GTGCTTATAGCCGCATTACTAATAGGAATTGTATATTATTTACCCGCACTAGCTGCGAACGGTAGTGCACCATTCGTTAAAAATGGTACACCTATAGACTTTAGGAAAAAACTTAATGATGGTAGGAGGATTTTAGGAGATGGAAAAACCTTTGAAGGTTTACTATTAGCAGTTACTTTTGGTACAACTGTCGGGGCAATTATCTCCAGATTTTTAGGTAATGAATGGATATTTATTGCATTTTTTGAAAGCTTAGCTGCAATGATAGGGGATATGATAGGTGCTTTTATAAAGAGAAGGCTCGGAATGGAAAGAGGACAGAGAGCTCCGTTATTAGACCAACTTGATTTCTTTGTATTTTCGACCTTAGCCTTAGTCTTAATGCATGTGAAGATTCAGATTGTTCAAATCTTATTTATAGGAATATTAGTAATATTTCTTCACTTATTTACCAACTACGTTGCTTTTCGATTAAAAATAAAAAGTGTCCCGTGGTAA
- a CDS encoding THUMP domain-containing protein — protein sequence MFKRYTIVNPVLLVTARKNKENKCIIEIMNRILIRDINVKIEEVVKNVFLVYSSLSPMKAYGLLFSARPSCIAKVYPIHFMIPSTQEEEIIRKTIENAKKIVKTSFYVDCHKRGIEVNCRQIEIGIGLGLKGYAKVNFKKPDFVVVINVIPNIATVSYVKNTFG from the coding sequence GTGTTTAAAAGGTATACTATTGTGAACCCAGTTCTTTTAGTAACTGCTAGAAAGAACAAGGAAAATAAATGTATTATCGAGATCATGAATAGAATACTAATTAGAGATATAAATGTTAAGATTGAAGAAGTAGTAAAAAATGTGTTTTTAGTGTACTCTAGCTTATCCCCAATGAAGGCATATGGACTTTTATTTTCTGCTCGTCCATCATGTATTGCTAAAGTATATCCAATTCATTTCATGATTCCGAGTACCCAAGAGGAAGAAATTATTCGAAAGACTATTGAAAACGCTAAAAAAATTGTGAAGACTTCGTTTTACGTAGATTGCCACAAGAGGGGAATTGAAGTAAATTGTAGACAAATTGAGATAGGTATAGGGTTAGGTCTAAAGGGTTATGCTAAAGTTAATTTTAAGAAACCGGATTTTGTAGTTGTCATTAACGTTATTCCTAATATAGCTACAGTCTCGTATGTTAAAAATACTTTCGGTTAA
- a CDS encoding ORC1-type DNA replication protein: protein MVDIKDLIENTIEGSTVFNNLSVLNPEHIPANLPHRETQIKELTVSFKDLILNPGGTSIRTVIVGRTGTGKTVTTKKFGKELQDIANKKGIRLFYVHVNCHRQRTLYLMLMEIAQSLRLPLPNRGLSSQETFKLIYDYLERKNIHLLLTLDEFDYFISTSPVEDIYFLVRIYDELNVNVKRLHYIFIVRELTSLSSLDKSIKDHIIKNVIEFPPYSSFQLYDILQDRIVNEKAFKQNTVTDEAVKFISDIHGADKGGSGNARLAIETLELAGRIADAESSPIITIEHAKKANSKINPEISIITDTIRDLDLHYLLLLKAISSLHKKYEEDFFSMGKVEEEYRNISSLLGEEPRRHTQLFEYIRRLKLMGLIITRHSGKGMRGRTTLISLPVPVSVELENLLDQEIKRRLQKSQVNS, encoded by the coding sequence TTGGTTGACATCAAAGACTTGATTGAAAATACCATTGAAGGTAGTACAGTGTTTAATAATCTATCAGTTCTTAATCCAGAACACATTCCTGCGAACTTACCCCACAGAGAGACGCAAATAAAAGAGCTTACTGTTTCGTTTAAAGATCTTATATTAAACCCTGGAGGAACTTCTATAAGGACAGTAATAGTAGGTAGAACCGGTACTGGAAAGACTGTAACCACCAAGAAATTCGGTAAGGAACTTCAAGATATTGCAAATAAAAAAGGGATAAGGTTATTCTACGTTCACGTTAATTGCCATAGGCAAAGAACTCTTTACCTTATGCTAATGGAGATAGCTCAGAGTCTAAGGTTACCATTACCTAACAGAGGCCTTTCCTCGCAAGAAACTTTCAAGTTAATTTACGACTACTTAGAGAGGAAAAATATACATCTACTATTAACCTTAGATGAATTTGACTATTTCATTAGTACATCTCCCGTAGAAGATATATATTTCTTGGTAAGGATATATGACGAATTAAATGTAAACGTAAAAAGACTTCACTATATTTTTATAGTTAGAGAACTGACAAGCCTTTCAAGTCTTGATAAGAGCATTAAAGACCATATAATTAAGAACGTTATAGAGTTTCCGCCTTATAGTTCTTTCCAACTTTATGATATATTACAAGACAGAATAGTTAATGAAAAAGCATTTAAACAGAACACAGTTACTGACGAAGCAGTCAAGTTCATTTCTGACATTCATGGAGCGGACAAAGGAGGAAGTGGAAACGCAAGACTTGCAATAGAAACATTGGAATTAGCTGGAAGAATAGCTGACGCCGAAAGTTCGCCTATAATAACAATTGAGCATGCAAAAAAAGCTAACTCAAAAATTAACCCAGAAATAAGCATTATCACAGATACGATAAGAGACTTAGACTTACATTACCTACTTTTGCTAAAAGCAATCTCGTCTTTACATAAAAAATACGAAGAAGACTTCTTCTCTATGGGAAAAGTAGAAGAAGAGTACAGAAATATAAGCTCTTTATTAGGTGAAGAACCAAGAAGACATACACAGTTATTCGAATATATTAGGAGGCTAAAGCTAATGGGACTAATAATAACTCGACACAGTGGTAAAGGAATGAGAGGAAGAACTACACTTATATCCTTACCAGTTCCAGTCTCAGTAGAGTTAGAAAACCTTCTGGATCAGGAAATAAAAAGGAGGTTACAGAAATCACAAGTGAACTCCTAA
- the mcm gene encoding minichromosome maintenance protein MCM produces the protein MEAKQVDYGELFIEFITTFKDNRGKSYLNQINEIIAYRKKSFYVNFADLFSFNQELATLLITSPKEIIPILERKIYDYIIEKDPQFQYEISNIHLRVINIPRVVELRKIRSNDIGKLIAIEGILVKSTPVKERLSKAVYQHISPDCMQEFSWPDDDMGEIIELPSTCPVCGKAGQFRLIEDKSTFIDYQKAVVQERPEEIPPGQLPRQLEVVFEDDLVDVARPGDRVKIVGILEIKKDSQIKRGSRSVFDFYLKVNSIEISQKVLDEVKISEEDEKKIKELAKDPWIREKIIFSIAPSIYGHWEIKEAIALALFGGVSKILNDGTRIRGDIHVLIIGDPGTAKSQILQFASRVAPRAVYTTGKGSTAAGLTATVTRDKNSGDFYLEAGALVLADGGIAVIDEIDKMRDDDRVAIHEAMEQQTVSIAKAGIVAKLNARATVIAAGNPKLGRYIKERGIAENINLPPTILSRFDLIFILIDNPGESDVYLASHILNVHGNRNNTQSVIDIDLLKKYIAYARKNVSPKLSEEAKKLLQDFFVEMRRKSVESVDSPIMITPRQLEALIRISEAYAKMALKSEVTKEDAERAINIMRIFLENVGLDVESGKIDIDTIMTGKPKSAREKMAKILEIIDTLSINECAKFKDIIKEGESIGIDKQSIEKLITDMRKQGLIYESRPECYRKV, from the coding sequence TTGGAAGCTAAACAAGTTGACTATGGGGAATTATTCATAGAATTTATTACTACCTTTAAGGACAACAGAGGTAAATCCTATTTAAATCAAATTAATGAAATAATAGCTTATAGAAAGAAAAGCTTCTATGTAAATTTTGCAGACTTATTCTCTTTCAATCAAGAACTGGCCACTCTCTTAATAACTTCTCCCAAAGAGATCATTCCAATTCTTGAAAGAAAAATTTATGATTACATTATAGAAAAAGATCCACAATTTCAATACGAAATATCAAATATTCACCTTAGAGTAATAAATATACCTAGAGTCGTAGAACTAAGGAAAATAAGAAGTAATGATATTGGCAAACTTATCGCGATAGAAGGGATCTTAGTAAAGTCTACACCAGTGAAGGAGCGACTTAGCAAGGCGGTTTATCAGCATATAAGCCCTGATTGTATGCAAGAATTTTCATGGCCTGATGACGATATGGGTGAAATAATAGAATTACCTTCCACATGTCCAGTATGTGGTAAAGCTGGGCAATTTAGATTAATTGAAGACAAATCAACTTTCATTGATTATCAGAAAGCAGTAGTACAAGAAAGGCCAGAAGAAATACCACCTGGGCAATTACCAAGACAATTGGAAGTTGTGTTTGAAGACGATTTAGTGGACGTAGCAAGACCAGGTGATAGGGTGAAGATTGTAGGAATTTTAGAGATTAAGAAAGATTCACAAATAAAAAGAGGAAGTAGGTCCGTATTCGATTTCTACCTTAAAGTTAATAGCATCGAGATATCTCAAAAAGTACTAGACGAGGTTAAAATATCCGAAGAAGATGAAAAGAAAATTAAGGAGTTAGCTAAGGATCCATGGATAAGGGAGAAAATAATATTCTCAATAGCACCATCTATATATGGTCATTGGGAAATAAAAGAAGCAATAGCCCTTGCGTTATTTGGAGGTGTTAGTAAAATATTAAATGACGGAACTAGAATAAGAGGCGATATTCATGTTTTAATTATAGGAGATCCGGGTACAGCTAAGTCACAGATATTACAGTTTGCATCAAGAGTCGCACCCAGAGCAGTTTACACTACCGGCAAAGGTTCTACAGCAGCGGGATTAACAGCGACCGTAACCAGAGATAAAAACAGCGGAGATTTTTACTTAGAGGCAGGTGCTTTAGTCTTAGCGGATGGAGGAATTGCCGTAATTGACGAGATAGACAAAATGAGAGATGATGACAGAGTAGCTATTCATGAGGCTATGGAACAACAAACCGTCTCAATCGCTAAAGCTGGTATTGTAGCAAAGCTAAATGCGAGAGCTACGGTTATTGCTGCAGGTAACCCTAAATTAGGAAGATACATAAAGGAAAGAGGAATAGCGGAGAACATTAATCTACCTCCTACGATACTCTCAAGGTTCGACCTGATATTTATCTTGATTGATAACCCTGGGGAATCCGATGTATATCTAGCATCACATATTCTGAATGTTCATGGAAACAGAAATAATACACAAAGTGTAATCGATATAGACTTATTAAAGAAATATATAGCCTATGCTAGGAAGAACGTCTCACCAAAGCTAAGTGAAGAGGCGAAAAAATTATTGCAAGATTTCTTCGTAGAGATGAGACGTAAAAGTGTAGAAAGCGTAGATTCTCCGATTATGATTACACCCCGTCAGTTAGAAGCGTTAATAAGAATATCCGAGGCTTATGCTAAAATGGCGTTAAAAAGCGAGGTAACTAAAGAAGACGCTGAGAGGGCTATTAATATTATGAGAATCTTCTTAGAAAACGTCGGATTAGATGTGGAGTCAGGTAAAATTGACATAGACACTATAATGACTGGTAAGCCTAAGAGTGCAAGAGAGAAAATGGCTAAAATCCTCGAAATAATTGATACGCTGTCCATTAATGAGTGTGCTAAGTTTAAAGATATAATTAAAGAAGGTGAAAGTATCGGCATAGACAAACAAAGCATAGAAAAACTAATTACGGATATGAGAAAGCAGGGCTTAATATATGAATCAAGACCTGAGTGCTATAGAAAAGTTTGA
- a CDS encoding Sjogren's syndrome/scleroderma autoantigen 1 family protein: MTTTDSVKKAADLLRQGATMLDMACPLCHMPLFRLKNGDIVCPTHGKVYVVENEEEEKKITGAITLDKLENTLYKGIEFLDQRLNKDPLDIDTINQVIRYLEAIERINRIKGLINKNK, from the coding sequence ATGACAACCACAGATTCAGTAAAGAAAGCTGCTGACCTCCTGAGACAAGGAGCCACAATGTTAGATATGGCATGCCCTTTATGTCATATGCCTTTATTTAGGCTTAAAAACGGAGATATTGTATGCCCAACTCACGGAAAGGTTTATGTAGTAGAGAACGAGGAGGAAGAAAAGAAAATTACTGGTGCTATAACATTAGATAAACTGGAAAACACTCTATATAAGGGAATAGAATTTCTAGACCAACGGCTTAACAAAGATCCTCTTGATATTGATACTATAAATCAGGTGATAAGATATTTAGAAGCTATTGAAAGAATAAATAGAATTAAAGGGTTAATAAATAAGAATAAATGA
- a CDS encoding DNA replication complex GINS family protein: MITTKIKAINRVMMLTKKKVLVLDDWGPYDNGFEEIVLSKGSEDEVSTWLGIVLQKRNVVKITDVITIDELGRILFQEKQTINTPASLSALPKDFYHRVQLLRDELKGKNDLQALELLRKLDQVVNEIVSIRIRKIMQLAFLNISDESLIDRMTNEEFLVYKTIKSVIERGIGDIIGS, from the coding sequence GTGATTACTACTAAGATAAAAGCTATTAATAGGGTTATGATGCTTACTAAAAAAAAGGTCTTAGTATTAGATGATTGGGGTCCATATGACAATGGGTTTGAAGAAATTGTGCTATCAAAAGGTAGTGAAGATGAGGTATCTACGTGGTTAGGTATAGTATTACAAAAGAGAAACGTTGTTAAAATAACTGATGTGATTACTATTGATGAACTCGGCAGAATCCTATTCCAAGAGAAGCAAACAATAAATACCCCAGCATCTCTTTCAGCTCTTCCTAAGGATTTTTATCATCGAGTTCAACTTTTAAGGGATGAATTAAAAGGAAAAAATGATTTACAAGCACTAGAGCTACTTAGAAAATTAGACCAAGTGGTAAATGAGATAGTCTCTATCAGAATCAGGAAAATTATGCAGTTAGCATTTCTCAATATTTCAGATGAAAGTTTGATTGATAGAATGACTAATGAAGAATTTTTAGTGTATAAAACAATAAAGAGTGTAATTGAACGCGGAATAGGTGATATAATTGGAAGCTAA
- a CDS encoding glycosyltransferase family 4 protein, with protein MSGIKSIAVIAHGYSNEKFSGEGKVYHEVIRALQDSNLGKIQLVTFSKPKRHLPFEVKYVVPFRITKFDKYQRLLTLWKARNLTPSIFVNLSGTLLKLSDIAPHLAYSAAPAFTTPSKYSSSTFWRLYLYPFEKYVKAHLDKNAIIISNSHYSARKIESLGLNVRTVIYPPVDVEEFITNKLDSNREEAIITVARIERGKMLENTINIARLTKLKTYIVGSLSDKNYLGKLKEISKGLEVEFLTDLPKRELVSLMQRVSVYFHPTVGEHFGIPIVEAMASGTIPIVPSESGASEILPKDLSYSSLEEAAEKVKKYVKGWNSLRKELIEKSMSFSSSNFRTKIISIISEIIK; from the coding sequence TTGAGTGGGATTAAAAGTATAGCCGTAATAGCTCACGGTTACTCCAATGAAAAATTCTCGGGAGAGGGAAAAGTGTATCATGAAGTGATCAGGGCTCTACAAGACTCCAATTTAGGTAAAATACAGTTGGTAACTTTCTCTAAACCTAAGAGACATTTACCTTTCGAGGTCAAATATGTTGTTCCTTTTAGGATCACGAAATTTGACAAATATCAACGTCTTCTAACCCTATGGAAAGCTAGAAACCTAACCCCTTCGATCTTCGTTAACCTCAGTGGTACGCTGTTAAAGTTATCAGACATAGCACCTCACTTAGCTTATTCTGCGGCACCAGCGTTCACAACACCCAGCAAGTATTCATCTTCTACATTTTGGCGATTGTACCTTTACCCATTCGAAAAATATGTGAAAGCTCACCTGGATAAGAACGCTATTATAATATCTAACTCTCACTATTCTGCGAGAAAAATCGAGAGCTTAGGATTAAATGTAAGGACTGTAATTTATCCTCCCGTAGATGTTGAGGAGTTCATCACAAATAAACTTGATTCCAATAGGGAAGAAGCTATAATAACTGTAGCTAGGATAGAGAGAGGTAAAATGTTAGAAAATACTATAAATATAGCTAGATTAACTAAATTGAAAACGTATATAGTTGGTTCTTTAAGTGATAAAAATTACTTAGGAAAATTAAAGGAGATTTCTAAGGGTCTTGAGGTAGAATTCCTTACTGACCTTCCTAAGAGAGAACTGGTGTCGCTAATGCAAAGGGTGTCTGTGTATTTCCATCCTACTGTAGGAGAGCACTTTGGTATACCGATTGTTGAGGCAATGGCTTCAGGGACGATCCCGATAGTTCCTTCTGAAAGTGGAGCTTCGGAAATTTTACCTAAAGACTTAAGCTATAGTTCATTAGAAGAGGCTGCAGAAAAGGTTAAAAAGTACGTCAAAGGATGGAATAGTCTTAGAAAAGAACTCATAGAAAAATCAATGTCTTTTTCCTCTTCCAATTTTAGAACCAAAATTATTTCGATAATATCTGAAATAATAAAATAA
- a CDS encoding glycosyltransferase family 2 protein, which produces MVEIIIPVGPGDRADWLDAVLKKVSALANSLNYKIIIYDNSEREDLAKVISQYNVNHVTAKRFKKVNMARLRNEMLKLANESYVVMLDSDVIPSEKALPRMIENLKNGVTFTWMHYAYDEKEIEVESDSLEENPNLGCSALNLDVIKRIGYFDERYERDEDVWLYAKLKKEGYIVKPTKGRCLHLNKVHARENLMSSLKEARKNLWRSKYDMMLVLDGLTQFQMLTGYTYYGSYYVIPIISLFTSPLILFLYLPVIAFGLKYYKSPKKYFLNLIPGLSLVLGLPYGLAYAVVNKSSKKKYNGYK; this is translated from the coding sequence GTGGTTGAAATAATTATACCTGTTGGTCCGGGAGACAGAGCTGATTGGCTGGACGCTGTTCTAAAAAAAGTTTCCGCATTGGCTAATAGTCTGAATTACAAGATCATAATTTACGATAACTCCGAAAGAGAGGATCTAGCTAAAGTTATTTCTCAATATAATGTTAATCATGTAACTGCAAAGAGATTCAAAAAAGTAAACATGGCTAGATTAAGAAATGAAATGCTTAAGTTAGCCAATGAAAGCTACGTTGTAATGTTGGATAGTGATGTAATACCATCTGAAAAAGCACTTCCGAGAATGATTGAAAACCTTAAGAACGGTGTTACGTTTACTTGGATGCACTATGCTTATGATGAAAAGGAAATAGAAGTTGAATCAGATTCTCTTGAAGAAAACCCCAATCTAGGATGTTCGGCACTTAATTTAGATGTAATTAAAAGAATAGGTTACTTTGACGAGAGATATGAAAGAGACGAAGATGTCTGGCTATATGCTAAGCTTAAAAAAGAAGGATATATCGTTAAGCCAACTAAAGGTAGGTGTCTGCACCTTAATAAGGTTCACGCTAGGGAGAATTTAATGTCCTCACTAAAGGAAGCAAGAAAAAATTTGTGGAGATCAAAATATGATATGATGTTAGTACTTGACGGTTTAACACAATTTCAAATGTTAACTGGTTATACATATTACGGAAGCTATTATGTAATTCCAATAATTTCATTATTTACATCTCCTTTAATCTTATTTCTATATTTGCCTGTAATAGCATTTGGACTGAAATATTACAAATCACCTAAAAAGTATTTTCTTAATTTAATTCCAGGTTTGAGTTTAGTGCTCGGGTTGCCCTATGGTCTGGCTTACGCAGTTGTTAATAAAAGTTCGAAGAAGAAGTATAACGGATATAAATAA
- a CDS encoding ATP-binding protein → MKISDYIFQKGNIISMYGEAGTGKTIIGIHVSLELGNSLYISTKDSSYKARVEKLKGRPDVYFTHAPTQPEMISAILKASQMGLQLIVIDPVNYLYKISRRKKDLELPLILCQRFSKNGINRNNKVLLLWDVSGNNRVAGELFMRRFSDEVLRITKGEIIGNLRVCKFRILDSGVLGCL, encoded by the coding sequence TTGAAGATTAGCGATTATATTTTCCAGAAGGGAAATATTATTTCAATGTACGGGGAGGCTGGTACTGGTAAGACTATTATAGGAATACATGTATCCTTAGAATTAGGAAATAGCCTTTATATTTCAACTAAGGACTCAAGCTACAAAGCAAGAGTGGAAAAATTAAAGGGAAGACCTGATGTTTATTTCACTCACGCCCCTACTCAGCCTGAAATGATCTCAGCAATATTAAAAGCTTCTCAGATGGGTTTACAATTAATTGTCATTGACCCCGTAAACTATCTGTATAAAATATCTAGGAGAAAAAAGGATTTAGAATTACCACTAATTTTATGTCAAAGGTTTAGTAAAAATGGGATTAATAGAAATAATAAAGTGTTATTATTATGGGATGTTTCAGGAAATAACAGAGTAGCGGGTGAATTGTTTATGAGGAGGTTTTCTGACGAAGTACTGAGGATAACTAAAGGTGAAATCATTGGTAACTTGAGGGTTTGTAAATTTAGGATATTGGACTCAGGTGTTTTAGGGTGCTTATAG
- a CDS encoding UPF0147 family protein translates to MASLYDNEAKIKQAIVMLQKIVNDTGVPRNIRRAATDAIRNLQDQTLSPAVRAANAIGILEEISQDPNMPTHTRISIWNIVSMLETVKD, encoded by the coding sequence ATGGCATCACTTTACGACAACGAGGCTAAGATAAAACAGGCAATAGTTATGCTTCAAAAAATTGTGAATGATACTGGAGTACCAAGGAATATTAGGCGAGCAGCAACTGACGCAATAAGGAACTTACAAGATCAGACGTTGAGCCCCGCTGTTAGGGCAGCTAATGCAATAGGAATTTTGGAAGAAATAAGTCAGGATCCTAACATGCCTACTCATACTCGAATCTCTATCTGGAACATTGTGTCTATGTTGGAGACGGTTAAAGACTAA
- a CDS encoding Clp1/GlmU family protein — MKIIPDYDVVIQGPCGLYVKDGKIIISGIELGAGDKLDINSDNYFTVTSLINSEIESNCKIIQSYKTLGWYNVAKELSGGKIIVLGDENSGKTYFSNFLVNLYESPIIDSDVGQSSIFLPAFIAYSKDVSKKLFLSQRRIDGIQFFGNITPSTNPRLHIFLVLLALKEINSDNVVIDSDGWVNGFHAYRHKLELIYTIDPDYILVFDQSIIKDMPRDLLRKAKLLKPFPLNVDRSRNKRREYRSRKYRDYFSNAKVNVIDMRTVVGTPISKNLIRVWNQYVQLIDEKPCEGLYVDRTELLGLYLGLTYKGKTVGAGLIKDIKEDLSIVEILTPVENFDGVILGEFRLNESFTESRVRVRKCLE; from the coding sequence ATGAAAATAATACCGGATTATGATGTAGTTATACAAGGTCCTTGTGGTCTTTACGTGAAAGATGGCAAAATAATAATATCAGGGATAGAGTTAGGGGCAGGAGATAAGCTAGATATAAACTCGGATAATTACTTTACTGTAACATCTTTAATTAACTCGGAGATAGAAAGTAACTGTAAGATTATTCAGTCATATAAAACATTAGGATGGTATAATGTTGCGAAGGAATTATCTGGAGGAAAAATAATAGTGTTAGGTGATGAAAATTCTGGAAAAACTTATTTTTCTAATTTTCTAGTAAATTTGTATGAAAGTCCTATAATAGATTCCGATGTTGGACAATCTTCAATATTTTTACCAGCTTTCATTGCATATTCTAAGGATGTTTCTAAAAAGTTATTTCTTTCACAACGTAGAATAGATGGTATTCAATTTTTTGGAAATATAACACCATCAACAAATCCGAGATTACATATATTTCTAGTACTACTTGCACTTAAGGAAATCAATTCAGACAACGTAGTCATAGATAGCGATGGATGGGTTAATGGGTTTCACGCTTATAGGCATAAGCTTGAACTAATTTATACAATAGATCCAGATTACATTCTCGTGTTCGATCAAAGTATAATTAAAGATATGCCCAGAGACTTACTAAGAAAGGCCAAGTTATTAAAGCCTTTTCCGCTTAACGTAGATCGGAGCAGAAATAAGAGAAGAGAATATAGATCAAGGAAATACAGAGATTATTTCAGTAACGCTAAAGTAAATGTGATCGATATGAGAACAGTTGTCGGAACACCTATTTCTAAGAACCTAATAAGGGTATGGAACCAGTATGTACAATTAATAGATGAAAAACCTTGTGAAGGGCTATACGTTGACAGAACTGAACTCTTAGGACTTTATTTGGGCCTAACGTATAAAGGGAAAACAGTAGGAGCTGGTTTAATTAAAGATATAAAAGAGGATTTAAGTATTGTCGAAATTCTTACACCAGTGGAAAATTTCGATGGGGTGATATTAGGGGAATTTAGGTTAAACGAAAGCTTTACCGAGAGTAGAGTAAGGGTGAGAAAATGCTTAGAATAA
- the moaC gene encoding cyclic pyranopterin monophosphate synthase MoaC yields MTEAKIVDISKKDVILREAIAEGFIKLKKETLSLIRESKVEKGDVINTAKVAGFLAAKKTSELIPMCHPIPLEFVDIDIKIEDEGLRVITTVKAHYKTGVEMEALTATSIALLTIWDMVKKYEKDSQGQYPETQISYIRVIRKTKIYDDNTS; encoded by the coding sequence ATGACAGAAGCAAAAATAGTAGACATTTCTAAGAAAGACGTAATCTTAAGGGAAGCTATAGCAGAGGGTTTTATAAAACTTAAGAAAGAGACGCTTTCTCTAATAAGAGAGAGTAAAGTGGAAAAGGGAGACGTAATCAATACCGCTAAAGTTGCAGGCTTTCTAGCTGCTAAGAAGACTTCTGAATTAATCCCTATGTGTCATCCTATTCCGCTAGAATTTGTAGATATCGACATAAAGATTGAAGACGAAGGACTAAGAGTAATTACAACCGTAAAAGCTCACTATAAGACTGGGGTAGAAATGGAAGCTCTTACAGCTACCTCGATAGCATTATTAACTATATGGGATATGGTCAAGAAATATGAAAAAGATTCTCAAGGCCAATACCCAGAAACTCAGATATCTTATATCAGGGTTATTAGAAAGACTAAGATCTACGACGATAATACCTCCTAG